TTCCTGTAGACAGCACGCGATGCGTATTGATATTCTTTCTCAAGGCTTGTTGCAGATGCGGTTGAAAAAGCAGCATAATCTGTTTTGCATCCTTTGCAGTAACCAAATTTTGAAGTAAAGAGGGGTATTGCAATAGGAAGAAGAACATCTTTATTCCTTCCGCATACACCTTATCTTGAGAATTCGCCGAGGCCTCTAAAGGTAATCCTTTAAATATCTGAGATTCGGTCATTTCAAGATACGACATAGCTAAGTTTGTATTTTGATAGATATGCGCTAAAATAGCATCTAAGGAGGTGCGCAACTGTGCCTCAGAAAGAGTCTGTGGCGTGATTTGCATTAACTTAGCAATAATTCTATAGGTAAGACCTAATTGTGTAATAGTACTTGAAGATTTAAATCCGTCACAAAGACCTAGGGCAACCTCAATCAGGCTGCCAGCCTGTTTTTGCTTCCAGGAGCTTTTTAGCTTCGCATCAAGTGCCGAGGCTTTTTCCCCACGCCATCCTAAAAATCCTACTAGGGATTGTTCATCCCCTAAAGTATTTTTGAGGAGAGCTTGTGCTTGTGTTAAGAAGTCAGAGCACACGGCATTATTCGCTACACATGAGGGATGAGAAAGAAGGAAAGAAAGAAGGATTAATGATGTAGCTAAAGGAGGGTTAGGCCTTTTCTCAGTAATTGCCTGGGAGAATTTTCTGTAGTGGCCTCGAATTTCTCGGGGAAGATTTCGTATAATAGGAGCAACATTTGTTTCAGTTAAATCTCCAGAAACTAAAACCGTTGATGCAACGTCGATAAGCTCATTTAATGATGCTTGAAGCTGCGCAGCTGCTTGCTGTTGTTCCTGGGGTAATTGTTGAACATCTTGATCATTGAGGAGGAGCTGGGATAGGAATTCCAAAGCGAGAGAACACTGATCAGCAGCTCCTGTTATTGGCAATACATTGCCACGGAAGATATGATTTAAAATTGGGCTAGATGGTTGTGTTTGGATGATTTTTTTCAGCGAGTCCGCCAACATCTCCGGAGCTTCCGTCATCTGACCCAAGATTAAAGCCCTGACGTTATCTTCTCCCCCCAGACTAGTTATACGGTTTTCATCCATAGTGAAAAGAGCGAGATTCTTTAAGTAAGAAATCGCTATAGGGGTATGCAGTGGAGAAAGAAGAACGTTATCGTATAGGTCCTTGATATTTTGATAGTGTTGGCAAGAGCGGATAACCGTAGCCATTTGCTGAGACAATAAGCGGTTTCTTGCTGATGATCGTGCAAAAGGGAGTCCTAAAATACGCTGAGCTTCATTTTCGAATGCTTGAGGATCTCTGGAGCGCATCAAAGAAGACATCCAACCTATGTGGAAAGAACGGTAAAAACAGTTCCCATCTCCAGGAACATCAACGAGATAATAATGTTCATTCAAGTGTTTTAACTGACTTAACTGTAGCTTGGCAACTTGGACGTCTTCATTCTGAGGATTTCCTGTTTGGATGCTATGTTCCAGATCCCTCATTATCATTTGGAAATGCGATTGGATACGTTTAGGATAGGTAGCCACGAATAGGGGATTCAGGATTTGTGCCGCAGTGATAGTTAAACGTGCACTATTTGGAGATAGTCCCTGTTCGTTAAAGTTTACCATAGCTTCTAAGGATTTTCTATCCACACCCGCAGGCACAACGCCTAATCCCTGCATGCTGTCTATGATTTCAGTTAGCGAAGGTAATCCCGGCACTGGGCTAGGGGCCGGCGCCGCTGGGGGGAGATCTAATGAGGCCTTGGTAACGGGAGGGTGTTGAGGCTGTGGAGCCGGAGCCGCGGGTTGTTGTGCGGGAGGAGGGGTGGTATCTGCTGGTGGTGGCACCTGTCGTGTATCAGCCCGTTGTTGCGTCGCTGGCTCTTGAGGAGGTTGCTGGGTTGGGCTTCTTGGTAAGAGCGGAGAGGGTGCAGGTGAAGATAGTGGGGAAACTCTTGGAGATGATGTTGGGGATGTCGTCGGTGAAGGTGACTGGGGTTGTACAGGGATAATGGGTCTAGCGGTCTTATCTCTTGCATGATGCGTGCAATAATGGAGAAGCAGAAGGAGACCCAGTGTAATGATATGCAGTAGCACATAAGCAACCAACCTTAAGACTCTAATAGACAAAGGGTCTTGCGGATTGGTTTGTAAATGATAGAGATTATTTCTTCCTGGAGAAGGACAGGAAGGAGGTGGAGAAGAAGGTGAGGTCATAATTGATTTTTTTTGGGTATAACTGCATACTTACTCGCTGTCGACGTCAATTAATATAAAGCATATTCGAGTTTGATGATTTATTGTTGTGTATATAAATTATAACATATTTTTAGTTATTCTAGCATAGTTTTTATGAAACAGTTTACTTTTTACCTCCGAACCTTGTTGTGTTTACTTTGTTTATTCTCAGCGGGCTGTACCTCTTCCTCTAATAATAGGGATAAACTTTGGATAGTGGGAACGAACGCCACTTACCCTCCTTTTGAGTTTATCGATGAGAATGGGAAAGTCGTGGGTTTCGACATAGACCTTGCTGAAGCTATCAGCAAAAAACTAGATAAACAGTTAAAAGTTACAGAGTTCTCTTTTGACGCTTTAATTTTAAATCTAAAAAAACACCGTATAGACGCTATTTTGGCAGGAATGTCGATTACTAGATCGCGTCAAAAAGAAATCGCTATGATTCCTTATCATGGAGAAGGTGTTTGTCAGTTGACTGTCATATCTAAACAACCCTTAAGTAAAGAAGATATTCTTCCTTTATCTAAACACTCCTCAGTTGCTGTGCAAACAGGAACCTTCCATGAAGATTACCTACTATCTTTGTCAGGAGTGAAAGTACGTTCTTTCGATAGCACTTTAGAGGTGTTGATGGAGGTTGGTTCTAAAAAATCTCCTGTGGCAGTTCTTGAGCCTTCCGTTGCTCGTGTAGTATTGAAAGAGTTCCCTGATTTATATACGACAACTATAGACCTTCCTGAAGATTGGTGGGTTTTAGGTTGTGGTTTGGGAATAGCAAAAGATCGCCCCGAACATTTAGAAGAAGTTCAAAAGGCTTTGGATGAGCTGCAAGCAGAGGGAGTAGTCCGAGAATTAGAAAAGAAATGGGGCTTAGATCAAAAGAAGTTTTAACATTTCTTTTATTAAGAAGAATCTTCCTATTAGAAGATACTTCTTGTCTATTTTTGCATTTTTCTTTTTTAAATTGTCTTTAGACTTCTTTTTTAAATTTCTTTTCTTATATAAGAATTAATTTGTTTGAGTTTTTATAAACTCTTACAATTTGATCTTTTCTATTTTTTTTGTTATTTTCTTTCTGATTATTTTAAGGGGCTGTGTATGTTTGGTTCCTTCCCGTGCTATCCTGGTTTTAAGGATAGTGCCCAGTATGCCAACACGCATTTTTATTGTTCTTCTTGCAAGAGTGTTGCCCAACCCACCGAGGTTTCTGTTCTTGTTGTGGGTAGTGATGGGCATCCTAGTGGTGTGGCTCCCGTTTTGCGATGTAAGAATCATCCGATTAAGGGGACATATTCTTCTGGGCCTATGACAACACTGTGGGGGTTACATCCTAAGGATGCCGAGGCTATTGCTATTCGTGAACAAATGCGTAACGTATGTTTTCGAGTACGTAATTTAGATATTTGTACTTTGTTAAGTTGTTTGGCAGGCGGCGTTCTACTTCTTTCAGGAATTATTCTTGGTATGATTGTTGCTGCTCCTGTATTTCCTGGATTACATCACTGGTGTTTCCCTGCGATTTTATTAGGTATTGGTTTAATCTTGTGTTTGATGGGAGCAATTCTTAATTATTTTTCCAGGGCACGTGTGTGGGAATGGCTAAGTCTTTCAAAGGATTATACAGAACGTTGTGATCTTGTGCATATTCAAGACGGAACGGAAAAGTATGTCGTGCTTACGGATTTTCCTCCTTCATGCCATTTGTTAGATCCTATATTAGCTAACAATGGTCTTGCCCAACCTACAATCCCTTTATCTTCTGCGGAACTTCCAGTTGCCGAACCCGCTTCCTCTTTCCCTTAATTTTCTGGACAGTTACAATTTGGCTTTTAGGAATGTGCCGGGGATTGTCTGTGAAAAACAAGATTCAGGGAGATTTTTCATCAGGGAAATTAATCTTTTTAGGATCAGGAAATCCCGAGGGGATTCCTGCGGCCTTTTGTTCCTGTGCGATTTGCACAGGAAAACAGATCCGGCGTTTGCGTTCTTCCGTGCTTATTGCATGGGCAGGAAAGAATTTTCTTATTGATGCGGGGCCAGATTTCCGACAGCAGATGTTGGAAAATCATATTCAGCAACTCGACGGAGTATTTCTTACTCATCCCCACTACGATCACATCGGTGGGATCGATGATTTGCGCGCTTGGTATGTGATGCATCAACGTTCTCTTCCCGTTGTTGTTTCCGCATTTACCTATAAATATCTTTCTAAAACTCGTGAGCATATTGTTTTCCCTCAAAGTAGTGCCACAGCACTCCCCGCTTCTTTAAATTTTACTATTTTAAACGAAGCCTATGGAGAGAGTACATTTTTAGATCTTCCTTATACTTACGTCACCTATTATCAAAAATCTTGTGAAGTTATGGGATACCGTTTTGGAAATCTTGCCTATCTTACGGATATGAATAGATATGATCATGAGATTTTTAGTTATCTTTCTGGAGTGGAAACATTGATTTTATCAGCTTCTCCTAATCAGCCCCCTCCGGCTTTTCACGGATACGGACACGCGCATTTTACTTTGAGTCAGGCAGAAGATTTTGCTTCTCATGTAGGAGCAAAGAAATTAATCATCACACATATCAGCCATAACTTACAAAAAGAGCTCGCAGATTATTCTGATAAGGTGTGTGCTTATGATGGTATGGAAGTTTCCTGGTCTTTGTAAGGATAGATAATGAAAAAAAAGCCTAAAGAAGAGAAAAAGAGTCGAGAGAGTGCGCTAGGATGGCGTTTTTCTCTTCCTCGAGAAGAGCAAGATCCTTCTCAAGCTTTAGCCGTTGCCTGTTATACAGGCAAAGCTGATCAAAAGAACATAGAAGAACATAAAGAAGAGCTCGTTTCTCTTGCTGAATCCTGTGATATCACAGTGTTAGAAACACGTTCATGGATTTTACGCATGCCGTCATCTTCAACGTATTTAAATGAGGGGAAACTATTAGAAATCGAGGAGATTTTACAGGCGTTTCCTACTATTGGTACATTGATAGTTGATGAGGAAATTACTGCTTCACAACAGAGAAACCTGGAAAAACGTTTAGGCCTTGTTGTTTTAGATCGTACAGAGTTGATATTAGAGATCTTTGCTAGTCGTGCCTTCACTGCAGAAGCTGGACTTCAGGTAGAATTAGCCCGCGCACGTTATCTTCTTCCTCGGTTAAAGAGAATGTGGGGGCACCTATCACGTCAAAAATCTGGAGGTGGTAGCGGCGGAGGTTTCGTTAAAGGAGAGGGAGAGAAACAAATCGAACTCGATAGAAGGATGATTCGTGAAAGGATTCACAAATTAACTTCTGATCTTAAATCTGTAGAAAAGCAAAGGAAAGAGCGTCGTAAGGCTAAGGAAAGACGGGGCATCCCTTCATTTGCTTTGATTGGATATACTAACTCTGGAAAGAGCACATTATTGAATTTTTTAACCTCTGCAGAAACTTATGCTGAGGATAAGCTGTTTGCTACTTTAGATCCTAAAACGCGCAGGTGCATTCTTCCTTGTGGTCAGCGTGTTCTCGTTACCGATACAGTAGGATTTATCCGCAAATTACCCCACACCCTTGTTGCAGCATTTAAAAGTACTTTAGAAGCCGCTTTACATGAAGACGTTTTACTTCATGTTGTGGATGCTTCGCATCCCTTAGCTTTTGAGCATATAGAGACAACGAAAGCGATATTACAAGAATTGGGAATTGAGCATCCTAAAATCGTTACAGTGTTAAATAAGATCGACGCACTTCCTGATAGTAAAGCCTCTGTGAAACTTCGTTTGTTATCCCCCCGTGCTGTACCCGTCTCTGCAAAAACTGGAGAGGGGATACAAAATCTTCTTGAAGCGATGACAGAGATGGTTACCGAAGGATGTCCCGAGGTAACATTAAAATTTTCTTATAAAGACTATGGGAAATTTACTGAGCTTTATGATGCTGGATTAGTACGTTCACATCGCCGTAAAGATGATATTTTAATCGTAGAGAGCTACTTACCCAAAGAGTTGGAGAAAAAGTACCAACCGTTTATTTCCCGCCCGCGTTCTTCTCAAAAGAAAAAAGAAGATTAGGTTGTATTTCAGGAAGTTTCTTTATAAGCTAATAAGAAAAAAGAGAATCTTTATTAGTGAGGAAAAGTAGGGATACTTTAGAATACTGTCTTCTTATTTTTTTCGTGTCTCACTAAAAACTTATGACAGTTGTAGAAGTAAAGGGAACGTTTAAGCTTGTTTGTTTAGGGTGTCGTGTAAATCAATATGAAATTCAGAGTTACCGAGATCAGCTGAATTTTTTAGGCTATCGCGAAATTACTGATCCCGAGGAGCCTTGTGACCTGTGTATTGTCAATACCTGTGCTGTTACAGGGTCTGCAGAAAGCTCTGGACGTCATGCTGTACGTCAAGTTTGTAGACAGAATCCCGATGCTTTTTTAGTGATTACTGGCTGTTTAGGAGAGGCTGATAAAGAATTTTTTAATTCTTTAGAAAGGCAATGCCTTCTTGTGTCTAACAAGGAAAAGCATCAGTTAATGGAGAAGATTTTTCCTTCCATTCAAGATCTTCCTGAGTTTCGTATCCGTAGTTTTGAGGGGAAGTCTCGAGCTTTTATTAAAGTTCAGGATGGGTGCAATTCCTTTTGTTCGTATTGTATTATTCCTTATTTGCGTGGTCGGTCACGTTCACGTCCTATTCAGGAAATTCTTGATGAGATTTCTGGACTGGTTTCTCAGGGATACCAAGAGGTTGTTATTGCGGGGATTAATGTTGGTGATTATCAAGATGAGGGGAAGTCTCTAGCGCATCTTATCCGTCAGGTGGATGAGATCAAAGGTATAGAAAGAATACGGATTTCTTCGATAGATCCTGAAGATGTTCAGGAAGATCTTAGGGATGTATTGCTTTCAGGAAGACATACCTGCCATTCTTCGCATCTTGTTTTGCAATCGGGGTCAAATGCCATTTTAAAACGGATGAATCGTAAGTATTCAAGAAGTGACTTTTTAGATTGTGTAGATGCTTTGCGTTCTGTGGATCCTCGATATGCTTTTACAACAGATGTGATTGTTGGCTTTCCTGGTGAGACAGATCAGGATTTTGAAGATACCCTACGGATTATTGAAGATGTAGGTTTTATCAAGGTGCATATTTTTCCTTTCAGTCCTAGAGAACGAACAAAAGCCTATACGTTTGCTTCTCAACTTCCCCAGTCTGTGATTAATGAAAGGAAAAAGCACCTGGCCCATGTTGCCAAAGAAATCGCCCGTAGGGAGATGGCACAGCGTATAGGGGAGACGGTTTCCGTCCTTGTTGAAAGAATTGATCAAGGTATAGCTTATGGGCATTCTCCATATTTTGATATGGTAGGCTTTCCAGCAGATTCTACTGTTGCTGTGAATACGTTAGTCAATGTGTATATAGACGCTGTTGAAGAAGATACTCTTAAAGGAAAACGTATATGATTAAAATAACCCAGAGTTTTAAACCTTATACGTTGATTCCTGGAACATTTATGCCTATTCCAGGATCTGAGCTTTATGCTCAGATCTTTCCTACATTATGGCGTATATTTTCTGCTTCTCATGAACTTCTTAATGAGGGTTATGTAGAAGCTCAGGGACCTTTAAAACGCTTTGCTGTTTTCCAAGATTTGCACCGTGGGGGCTTATCTGTTGTTTGTGAGCAGTATAAATACTACATTCTTCCTTCTGGGAAAAAGGTAGATTCTTTGAAAGGGCATTTACCCCACGCAGATTCTGCACAACCCCTGCTTTCTTTAGGTGTGCATAAACACGCAGATTTGCATAAGATTCGCTATCGTAGAGATTTAAAAGAGGTTCTTCCTTTATTGCTACGCTTGGGTTCTCTTACTCCTGAGTCTTCAAGAGATGAGGAGGTTTTAAAGAAGGGAAGTGGGACATTATTCGTTGATGCTTATCAAAAGATTCAAGAAAGAAGGAAGACGGAGATCTACGCAGCCTTATCTTCTTTATATCTTGCGGGCTTTTCTGAGAATCTTTTGCCTAGGATTTACGATACTGAATATCAAGGCATTCTTCATGAGCTTCCTAAAAAGAATCTACGGGAAAATATTCCTTTCCCTCTGCTTTTTTATACCCTGGGCATGCTGCGGGATCTCTTTATTTTACGTGATAAGGAGATTGTGGAAATCCTTCCTTCCCTACCCCCAGAGTTTCCTTGTGGAAGATTTATCGATGTCCATCTGCAAGGAATAGGGAAATTATCTTTAGAATGGAGTAAAAAGACCATCCGTCGTGTTTGTTTGCATGCTGAGGAAACTGGACCCGTATTGTTAGCTTTCTCTTCAGAATTATCTCATTGCCGTTTACGCCAATGGGAGAAGAAACAGTTAGTAAATTCTTCTAAGGTTTCTTTAGGAGAAAGTATGGAGATAAAAGCAGGAACTACGTATTTATGGGATTGTTTCCATAAATAAGATAGTTTTCTGATGGTCGAGAGGATTATAAACTCTGAAGATATTTCCTTGCTGATTTCCGGAAGGCAGAGTAATCCTCATAAGTTTTTAGGGATTATTTCTGAAAGTTCTTCACAAGATAGAATTATTCTTTTTCGGCCCGGGGCTCATTTTGTAGCTATAGAACTTCAGGGAAACATCGCGCAGGCGACACACCATCATTCAGGAATATTTTCTCTAGTCACCCCTAAGGGGACTCTCCCTCATGATTACCGCATTTATCACCAAAACGGCTTATTAGCTCACGATCCCTATGCTTTTTCTCCTTTGTGGGGAGAGATGGACTCTTTTTTATTTCATCAGGGGACACACTATAAAATTTATGAGCGTATGGGAGCCATTCCCTGTGATGTTGGGGGCATTTTAGGAGTCCTTTTTGTTGTTTGGGCTCCCCACGCGCAACGTGTTTCTGTAGTTGGAGATTTTAACTATTGGAATGGTTTAGTTAATCCTTTGCGTAAGGTTTCTGATTCTGGAGTGTGGGAGTTGTTTATTCCTGGTCTTGATGAGGGAACGCTATACAAGTGGGAACTCGTTACGGCTTCAGGAGAGGTCCTTATCAAAACCGACCCTTACGGGAAAGGTTTTGATATTCCTCCTCAAGTGACATCGCGAGTTATAAATAGCGATCGCTATACATGGCATGATCAAAAATGGATGGAAAATCGTAAGAATACAAAAGATCAACCCTTAGCTATTTATGAGGTGCATGTTGGCTCTTGGCAATGGGATAATGGTCGCCCTTTAGGTTATCGAGAACTAGCGAAGAGACTAGCGCAATATTGTAAGGAACTCCACTATACGCATGTAGAACTTTTACCGATCACAGAGCATCCTTTAAATGAATCTTGGGGGTATCAGGTAACAGGATATTACGCACCTACATGGCGGTATGGGTCTTTCCAAGATTTTCAGTTTTTTGTAGATCATCTCCACTGTGAAGGCATTGGAGTGATTTTAGATTGGGTGCCGGGTCATTTCCCTACAGATTCTTTTGCTTTAGCATCTTTTGATGGAGAGGCTCTTTATGAGTCTGTAGACCATAAAGACCCTTTACATCCCCATTGGCATACCTATACTTTTGATTATCGCTGTAGTGAGGTTGTCAATTTTCTTATAGGAAGCGCTCTATTTTGGCTAGATAAAATGCATATTGATGGTTTGCGTGTGGATGCTGTGACCTCAATGCTATATTTAGACTATGGGAGAAAAGCAGGTGAGTGGTCCCCAAATATTTACGGGGGAAATGAAAATCTCGATGCTATTGAATTTATCAAACATTTTAACTCTGTAGTACATAGAGAATTTCCCGCAGTATTGACATTCGCAGAAGAGTCTACAGATTTCCCAAAGGTTACAGAGTCTGTAGATTCTGGAGGGTTGGGGTTTGATTATAAATGGAACTTAGGATGGATGCACGATACCTTTCGTTATATCAAAGTCGATCCTATATTCCGTTCTTATCATCATAATGATCTCACGTTCAGCCTGTGGTACGCTTTCAATGAAAGGTACCTGCTCCCTCTTTCTCATGATGAGGTTGTTCATGGTAAAGGCAGCCTATTACAAAAAATTCCCGGAGATACCTGGACGAAATTTGCCCATATGCGTCTGTTACTGAGCTATCAGATATGTCAGCCTGGGAAAAAACTCGTATTTATGGGAGGGGAATTTGCTCAATGGAAAGAGTGGTCTCCAGACAACTCTTTAGATTGGCATTTACTAGACAATCCTTATCACGCTTCTTTGCACAAATGCGTTGCGAAGATGAACGCTTTATATTGCGAGCTACCCTATTTTTGGAAAGGAGATCATAAACAAGAGTCTTTCCTTTGGGTAGATTTTAAAGATACCAAAAATAATGTCATTTCCTATTACAGATTTTCAGGAGAAGATCGTAGTAGCGCCTTACTCTGTATTCATCATTTTAGTTCGGAATATTTTCCTTCTTATGTTCTACATTGCCAAGGCATTAAAACATGTGAGCTGCTCTTTAACAGCGATGATATCTCCTTTGGCGGCTCAGGAAAAGGGAACCGCTTACCCATACTCTGTGTAGATCATAACATCCCCTGGGGAATCGCTATCGAGCTTCCCCCTCTAGCAACTCTAATTTTTCAAGTTAGCTTCTAAAAATAAGACACTTTTATTTCCTTAATTATATTTAAATAATTTTTATTGATTTTGTTGCGTTTTATTTAATTAATTGATCGATGTTTGATATCCGAATTTATGATTATAATTAATTAACAACGAATTTTATTTTTTGTTTTTTAATTTATGTCAGTTTCTAAAATTCCAGGCGATGGTCATAAGCCTTCGGGGGTTGTAAGAGCGGAAGTTCCCTCTCAAGTCTCTCAGGGCAATACTATAGGGGCGCATGTACAACGTCCTGTGTGTATTGAAGATGCGGCTATGGATAAGAGAAGGTTTTCTCATTCTGTAGGGTTGCTTGCGGGATTGATTGTGTTTGCTTTAGCTATGATTATCGTTGTTGTGGCTTTGACGTGTATAGCTCCTGGAGTGCCTCAAAGTAT
The Chlamydia caviae GPIC genome window above contains:
- a CDS encoding transporter substrate-binding domain-containing protein, translating into MKQFTFYLRTLLCLLCLFSAGCTSSSNNRDKLWIVGTNATYPPFEFIDENGKVVGFDIDLAEAISKKLDKQLKVTEFSFDALILNLKKHRIDAILAGMSITRSRQKEIAMIPYHGEGVCQLTVISKQPLSKEDILPLSKHSSVAVQTGTFHEDYLLSLSGVKVRSFDSTLEVLMEVGSKKSPVAVLEPSVARVVLKEFPDLYTTTIDLPEDWWVLGCGLGIAKDRPEHLEEVQKALDELQAEGVVRELEKKWGLDQKKF
- the mtaB gene encoding tRNA (N(6)-L-threonylcarbamoyladenosine(37)-C(2))-methylthiotransferase MtaB, with product MTVVEVKGTFKLVCLGCRVNQYEIQSYRDQLNFLGYREITDPEEPCDLCIVNTCAVTGSAESSGRHAVRQVCRQNPDAFLVITGCLGEADKEFFNSLERQCLLVSNKEKHQLMEKIFPSIQDLPEFRIRSFEGKSRAFIKVQDGCNSFCSYCIIPYLRGRSRSRPIQEILDEISGLVSQGYQEVVIAGINVGDYQDEGKSLAHLIRQVDEIKGIERIRISSIDPEDVQEDLRDVLLSGRHTCHSSHLVLQSGSNAILKRMNRKYSRSDFLDCVDALRSVDPRYAFTTDVIVGFPGETDQDFEDTLRIIEDVGFIKVHIFPFSPRERTKAYTFASQLPQSVINERKKHLAHVAKEIARREMAQRIGETVSVLVERIDQGIAYGHSPYFDMVGFPADSTVAVNTLVNVYIDAVEEDTLKGKRI
- the hflX gene encoding GTPase HflX, which translates into the protein MKKKPKEEKKSRESALGWRFSLPREEQDPSQALAVACYTGKADQKNIEEHKEELVSLAESCDITVLETRSWILRMPSSSTYLNEGKLLEIEEILQAFPTIGTLIVDEEITASQQRNLEKRLGLVVLDRTELILEIFASRAFTAEAGLQVELARARYLLPRLKRMWGHLSRQKSGGGSGGGFVKGEGEKQIELDRRMIRERIHKLTSDLKSVEKQRKERRKAKERRGIPSFALIGYTNSGKSTLLNFLTSAETYAEDKLFATLDPKTRRCILPCGQRVLVTDTVGFIRKLPHTLVAAFKSTLEAALHEDVLLHVVDASHPLAFEHIETTKAILQELGIEHPKIVTVLNKIDALPDSKASVKLRLLSPRAVPVSAKTGEGIQNLLEAMTEMVTEGCPEVTLKFSYKDYGKFTELYDAGLVRSHRRKDDILIVESYLPKELEKKYQPFISRPRSSQKKKED
- the glgB gene encoding 1,4-alpha-glucan branching protein GlgB: MVERIINSEDISLLISGRQSNPHKFLGIISESSSQDRIILFRPGAHFVAIELQGNIAQATHHHSGIFSLVTPKGTLPHDYRIYHQNGLLAHDPYAFSPLWGEMDSFLFHQGTHYKIYERMGAIPCDVGGILGVLFVVWAPHAQRVSVVGDFNYWNGLVNPLRKVSDSGVWELFIPGLDEGTLYKWELVTASGEVLIKTDPYGKGFDIPPQVTSRVINSDRYTWHDQKWMENRKNTKDQPLAIYEVHVGSWQWDNGRPLGYRELAKRLAQYCKELHYTHVELLPITEHPLNESWGYQVTGYYAPTWRYGSFQDFQFFVDHLHCEGIGVILDWVPGHFPTDSFALASFDGEALYESVDHKDPLHPHWHTYTFDYRCSEVVNFLIGSALFWLDKMHIDGLRVDAVTSMLYLDYGRKAGEWSPNIYGGNENLDAIEFIKHFNSVVHREFPAVLTFAEESTDFPKVTESVDSGGLGFDYKWNLGWMHDTFRYIKVDPIFRSYHHNDLTFSLWYAFNERYLLPLSHDEVVHGKGSLLQKIPGDTWTKFAHMRLLLSYQICQPGKKLVFMGGEFAQWKEWSPDNSLDWHLLDNPYHASLHKCVAKMNALYCELPYFWKGDHKQESFLWVDFKDTKNNVISYYRFSGEDRSSALLCIHHFSSEYFPSYVLHCQGIKTCELLFNSDDISFGGSGKGNRLPILCVDHNIPWGIAIELPPLATLIFQVSF
- a CDS encoding membrane protein, which codes for MTSPSSPPPSCPSPGRNNLYHLQTNPQDPLSIRVLRLVAYVLLHIITLGLLLLLHYCTHHARDKTARPIIPVQPQSPSPTTSPTSSPRVSPLSSPAPSPLLPRSPTQQPPQEPATQQRADTRQVPPPADTTPPPAQQPAAPAPQPQHPPVTKASLDLPPAAPAPSPVPGLPSLTEIIDSMQGLGVVPAGVDRKSLEAMVNFNEQGLSPNSARLTITAAQILNPLFVATYPKRIQSHFQMIMRDLEHSIQTGNPQNEDVQVAKLQLSQLKHLNEHYYLVDVPGDGNCFYRSFHIGWMSSLMRSRDPQAFENEAQRILGLPFARSSARNRLLSQQMATVIRSCQHYQNIKDLYDNVLLSPLHTPIAISYLKNLALFTMDENRITSLGGEDNVRALILGQMTEAPEMLADSLKKIIQTQPSSPILNHIFRGNVLPITGAADQCSLALEFLSQLLLNDQDVQQLPQEQQQAAAQLQASLNELIDVASTVLVSGDLTETNVAPIIRNLPREIRGHYRKFSQAITEKRPNPPLATSLILLSFLLSHPSCVANNAVCSDFLTQAQALLKNTLGDEQSLVGFLGWRGEKASALDAKLKSSWKQKQAGSLIEVALGLCDGFKSSSTITQLGLTYRIIAKLMQITPQTLSEAQLRTSLDAILAHIYQNTNLAMSYLEMTESQIFKGLPLEASANSQDKVYAEGIKMFFFLLQYPSLLQNLVTAKDAKQIMLLFQPHLQQALRKNINTHRVLSTGSSIFGTFCWSGPTFGDDVTPQTIEAILAFLAKDPAALSLCPTMRNDFFQIMNSGNPEKTSALVQEVRTNYPELWADFIQHLDIVGHRATPQNASRPFSQTLTLDILLYSFLSTYPQILEDNTEVTTRLTTYISEQTTRIKTSIVEDFHRWNLLFWANLEKIITYNNLQKVFLFSLVRRGNAYPEASQSFIHDLNTMDIHELMRMFNSVNTQAEDEHISAISSALGSLALCQYLADGSLTQTVRQLTPLANNHGFFQTDYASEQQAGIFVLHANNHYNCLLPKDASDTTRTTHPGTPPNQP
- a CDS encoding MBL fold metallo-hydrolase, with translation MCRGLSVKNKIQGDFSSGKLIFLGSGNPEGIPAAFCSCAICTGKQIRRLRSSVLIAWAGKNFLIDAGPDFRQQMLENHIQQLDGVFLTHPHYDHIGGIDDLRAWYVMHQRSLPVVVSAFTYKYLSKTREHIVFPQSSATALPASLNFTILNEAYGESTFLDLPYTYVTYYQKSCEVMGYRFGNLAYLTDMNRYDHEIFSYLSGVETLILSASPNQPPPAFHGYGHAHFTLSQAEDFASHVGAKKLIITHISHNLQKELADYSDKVCAYDGMEVSWSL